The Caldicellulosiruptor obsidiansis OB47 genome segment AGGTTCAATTATACCATACGCACCGTCTTTTCTTTTATAAACCACATTCACCTTATCTGTGTCTTGATTCAAAAATACAAAGAAGTTATGACCAAGTAAATTCATTTGCAATATAGCCTCTTCAACACTCATGGGTTTTATTGGAAACTTCTTTGTCTTGGCAATAACAAACTCTCCATTTTCTTCTGACTCTTCCTTTTCAGGCTCTTCAGGAGCATATGTCATGTATCGCAAAGACTCTACATCTTTTTCCTTTTTTGCTATCTTTGTTTTGAACTTTCTAATTTGCCTTTCCAAGGTGTCAACAACCAAATCTATTGCGCTGTACATATCGTTGCTTCTCTCTTCAGCTCTCAATATCATTCCATGAAATGGTATTGTCACTTCAATGATATGCGAAATTTTTTCCACACTCAAAGTTACATGAACATCTGTATCAAGTTTTATATACCTCTCAAGCTTTGAAAGTTTTTTTTCTATCCTATCTTTTAGTGCATCTGTTACTTCAATGTTTTTACCACTGATGATAAAGTTCATCATATCAATCATCCTTTCTATGTAGAAGGTTTTGTTTTGATATTATATATATACCACCAAATTCGACTTATTTACACAAAAATTTTTTCCACAGAATTATTCACAATTCACAACAGACAAATATTCATTCTGTTAAAAATTGAGCTGTGGATAATGTGGATAACTTTGTGGATATCTCATTTGTCAAGCCACTGTGGTTGTTGAAAATTTAATCACTATCCCATCAAACTTTATAAAAAAAGGCACACACATCTTCTATAAATGTATGTGCCCTGAGGAATAAATATTTTCCTATAAATTCTGTTTT includes the following:
- the hpf gene encoding ribosome hibernation-promoting factor, HPF/YfiA family; its protein translation is MNFIISGKNIEVTDALKDRIEKKLSKLERYIKLDTDVHVTLSVEKISHIIEVTIPFHGMILRAEERSNDMYSAIDLVVDTLERQIRKFKTKIAKKEKDVESLRYMTYAPEEPEKEESEENGEFVIAKTKKFPIKPMSVEEAILQMNLLGHNFFVFLNQDTDKVNVVYKRKDGAYGIIEPEY